The proteins below are encoded in one region of Lactuca sativa cultivar Salinas chromosome 3, Lsat_Salinas_v11, whole genome shotgun sequence:
- the LOC111911366 gene encoding protein ALP1-like — MGESPDSIDDYMRMSERIARESLYLLARGVVETFNEQYSHKPSLHDMQQLYAAHEERHGFPGMLGSIDCTHWKWRNCPVAWKGQYSSSHHGAPSLVLEAIASQDLWIWHAFFRVAGSNNDVNVLDDQSPIFDDLLSGKASNAPFTVNGNEYKFGYYLTDGIYPQYSTFVKAFRHPIDPRDKYFKRRQEGARKDVERAFGVLKSKWHIVEHAARPYELDTLRYIMYACIVMHNMVVEDKGRNIATYSLMEPRHVQFQLGTSEYLHRVVDIQD, encoded by the coding sequence ATGGGGGAGTCGCCCGATTCTATTGACGATTACATGAGAATGTCTGAGAGGATCGCACGAGAAAGTTTGTATTTATTGGCAAGAGGTGTTGTCGAAACCTTCAATGAACAATACTCGCACAAACCTTCGTTGCATGATATGCAACAATTATATGCGGCGCATGAAGAAAGACATGGTTTTCCGGGTATGCTTGGGAGCATTGACTGCACACACTGGAAATGGAGAAATTGCCCTGTGGCGTGGAAAGGCCAGTATTCGAGCAGTCATCATGGAGCGCCTTCGTTGGTATTAGAGGCTATTGCTTCAcaagatttatggatttggcATGCTTTTTTCAGGGTTGCGGGTTCTAACAACGACGTCAACGTTCTCGATGATCAATCACCGATATTTGACGATCTTTTGTCAGGAAAAGCCTCAAATGCTCCTTTCACAGTGAATGGAAATGAATATAAGTTCGGGTATTACCTTACAGATGGAATATATCCACAATATTCTACGTTTGTGAAGGCGTTTCGACACCCAATAGATCCAAGGGACAAATATTTCAAGAGACGACAAGAAGGAGCGCGTAAGGACGTTGAACGTGCTTTTGGGGTTTTGAAATCAAAATGGCACATTGTTGAACATGCGGCGAGACCTTATGAGTTAGATACTCTACGATatatcatgtatgcatgtatcgTAATGCATAACATGGTTGTCGAAGATAAAGGACGCAATATTGCAACATATTCTCTTATGGAACCAAGACATGTGCAATTTCAACTAGGGACATCAGAATATTTACATAGAGTGGTTGATATTCAAGATTAA